The genomic region ACCAGCATGGTCCATGCAGCCATTCCAGGGAGAATCCCAACTACGACAGCAACCATATGTTTCCGTTCAGTAACTTCAAAGGCCTGACTGGTTATAATAATACCGATCCATAAAATGATCGCCAATCCGGCTTCGGCGGGAATTGCCCACGTTAAAACCGACATGGTGCCTGTTAAACAAACCAGGGTTATAAATACACCGTTGAGAACCGAGTATCCGGCTCTTGAGCCGAGTGCCTTCCAAGCAGGGTGACCAATATAGATAGAAGTGGGGAAGGGAGATCCACAAAGGGCGGCCGCCATCGTTCCTATTCCATTGGCTATTAAACTCGGTCTTACAGGATAATCGTCTCCGGCTGCCGCAGCTGATTCGATATTTTGAAGGGAGGCAAGAACCCCAAGGAAACTGATCGGAATGATAACCGATAGGTAAGGTAAAATATGCCCGGCTGAAAGAGCAGGAATCAAATCGAAAACAACTATCTTGGGAAGGTGAATCCCCACTGCTGCCCAAGGTGAAACTTCGGAGCTGCCCACGGGGGCTAGACCAATGATCCAGCAAAGGCTCGTTCCAATAAGTAGTACTATCAGGGTTGCAGGAAGCTTTCCCACAAACTGGACCTTTCCGAAATAGGCCAGGAAAACAAGCGCAAGAGTAACCATGCCCACAATAGGGGATGCAAAGGATTGAAACAAAAATCCGAGACCTAAGAAACCCAGACCCACTCCGGCAAGCGTTGAAAGCATGGCTGCTCGAGGTGTTATACTCCGAATTTTAGCAGCAAAAAAGGACATCGAAAATTCGATGAAGCCGCCGGCTAAAGTTGCCACCAGACCTGCTTGCCAGGCAATACGTTCCGGATTGGGCAATCCTTGAGATTCAGCAAGCAGTTTCGCCGGAAGCATCACTAAAAAAATATGAGCAAACAATCCAGGTGTGCTTATACCGTACGGTAGAGCGCATACATCATCCCGGCCTTCTTTTTCGGCCAACTTCATGGCCTGCCACGCGTAAAATAAATTTCCTACCAGAAAGGAAATGGCGACACCCGGAAGAATAGTCCCGAATACCAATTTCGGTGAGAATCCCAATACCAGGATACACAAGGGTGCAAGTATGAGAAGTTGTACCAGATTATTTATAAAAGCGGCAAAGAAGCCTTCCCAGTCACCAC from Verrucomicrobiota bacterium harbors:
- a CDS encoding NCS2 family permease; translated protein: MKLFSRGDWEGFFAAFINNLVQLLILAPLCILVLGFSPKLVFGTILPGVAISFLVGNLFYAWQAMKLAEKEGRDDVCALPYGISTPGLFAHIFLVMLPAKLLAESQGLPNPERIAWQAGLVATLAGGFIEFSMSFFAAKIRSITPRAAMLSTLAGVGLGFLGLGFLFQSFASPIVGMVTLALVFLAYFGKVQFVGKLPATLIVLLIGTSLCWIIGLAPVGSSEVSPWAAVGIHLPKIVVFDLIPALSAGHILPYLSVIIPISFLGVLASLQNIESAAAAGDDYPVRPSLIANGIGTMAAALCGSPFPTSIYIGHPAWKALGSRAGYSVLNGVFITLVCLTGTMSVLTWAIPAEAGLAIILWIGIIITSQAFEVTERKHMVAVVVGILPGMAAWTMLVIKTSMNAVSRTLEKGPALTEATLQHAHISGAFIGGGFALEQGFLYSAMIWSAIVVYIVDRRWRVAAGWSLAGGILSIMGLMHSFKLTGSDSIIDLPVLSIFSENELDIASLFPAWEFAVGYLLVGTLLYITPWISKPGTLTGES